In Notolabrus celidotus isolate fNotCel1 chromosome 10, fNotCel1.pri, whole genome shotgun sequence, one DNA window encodes the following:
- the creb1b gene encoding cyclic AMP-responsive element-binding protein 1b isoform X2, whose product MKMESAVEAQQGAETAVTETESQQITPAQIATLAQVTMTAGHASATGPTVTLVQLPNGQTVQVHGVIQAAQPSVIQSPQVQAVQISTIAESEDSQESVDSVTDSQKRREILSRRPSYRKILNDLSSDAPAVPRIEEEKAEDDSSAAAATPAITTVTVPTPIYQTSSGQYIAITQGGAIQLANNGTDGVQGLQTLTMTNAAAAAQPGATILQYAQTSDGQQILVPSNQVVVQAASGDVQAYQIRAAPTSTIAPGVVMASSPALPVQGATEEVTRKREVRLMKNREAARECRRKKKEYVKCLENRVAVLENQNKTLIEELKALKDLYCHKSE is encoded by the exons ATGAAGATGGAGTCGGCAGTAGAGGCTCAGCAGGGGGCGGAGACTGCTGTGACTGAGACGGAAAGCCAGCAGATCACTCCGGCTCAGATCGCCACCTTGGCACAG GTGACCATGACAGCAGGCCACGCCTCCGCAACAGGTCCGACAGTCACACTGGTTCAGCTTCCAAATGGACAGACGGTTCAGGTCCACGGAGTCATCCAGGCTGCACAACCGTCCGTTATCCAGTCCCCACAGGTTCAGGCTGTacag ATCTCCACCATAGCAGAGAGCGAGGACTCTCAGGAGTCAGTGGACAGTGTGACTGACTCTCAGAAGCGCAGAGAGATTCTGTCACGACGCCCTTCATACAG GAAAATCCTGAACGATCTTTCATCCGACGCTCCGGCAGTCCCTCGAATTGAGGAGGAGAAGGCGGAGGATGattcctctgctgcagctgccaCGCCTGCAATCACCACCGTCACCGTCCCCACACCCATCTACCAGACCAGCAGTGGACAATACA TTGCCATCACACAAGGCGGGGCCATTCAGCTGGCTAACAACGGTACAGATGGCGTTCAAGGCCTTCAGACTCTCACCATGACCAAcgcggcagcagcagctcagcctgGAGCCACCATCCTCCAGTACGCACAGACCAGCGACGGACAACAGATACTGGTACCCAGTAACCAGGTGGTGGTCCAAG CTGCCTCAGGAGACGTCCAGGCCTATCAGATCCGAGCAGCCCCCACCAGCACTATCGCCCCCGGAGTGGTCATGGCGTCCTCCCCCGCCCTCCCCGTCCAGGGCGCTACTGAAGAGGTCACCCGCAAACGGGAAGTCCGCCTCATGAAGAACAG AGAGGCGGCGCGTGAATGTcgcaggaagaagaaggagtacGTGAAGTGTCTGGAGAACCGCGTGGCCGTCCTGGAGAACCAAAACAAGACACTAATCGAAGAACTGAAAGCCCTTAAAGACCTTTACTGCCATAAATCGGAGTAG
- the creb1b gene encoding cyclic AMP-responsive element-binding protein 1b isoform X1 yields the protein MKMESAVEAQQGAETAVTETESQQITPAQIATLAQLGVLSPEFQVTMTAGHASATGPTVTLVQLPNGQTVQVHGVIQAAQPSVIQSPQVQAVQISTIAESEDSQESVDSVTDSQKRREILSRRPSYRKILNDLSSDAPAVPRIEEEKAEDDSSAAAATPAITTVTVPTPIYQTSSGQYIAITQGGAIQLANNGTDGVQGLQTLTMTNAAAAAQPGATILQYAQTSDGQQILVPSNQVVVQAASGDVQAYQIRAAPTSTIAPGVVMASSPALPVQGATEEVTRKREVRLMKNREAARECRRKKKEYVKCLENRVAVLENQNKTLIEELKALKDLYCHKSE from the exons ATGAAGATGGAGTCGGCAGTAGAGGCTCAGCAGGGGGCGGAGACTGCTGTGACTGAGACGGAAAGCCAGCAGATCACTCCGGCTCAGATCGCCACCTTGGCACAG CTAGGTGTACTCTCTCCTGAATTTCAGGTGACCATGACAGCAGGCCACGCCTCCGCAACAGGTCCGACAGTCACACTGGTTCAGCTTCCAAATGGACAGACGGTTCAGGTCCACGGAGTCATCCAGGCTGCACAACCGTCCGTTATCCAGTCCCCACAGGTTCAGGCTGTacag ATCTCCACCATAGCAGAGAGCGAGGACTCTCAGGAGTCAGTGGACAGTGTGACTGACTCTCAGAAGCGCAGAGAGATTCTGTCACGACGCCCTTCATACAG GAAAATCCTGAACGATCTTTCATCCGACGCTCCGGCAGTCCCTCGAATTGAGGAGGAGAAGGCGGAGGATGattcctctgctgcagctgccaCGCCTGCAATCACCACCGTCACCGTCCCCACACCCATCTACCAGACCAGCAGTGGACAATACA TTGCCATCACACAAGGCGGGGCCATTCAGCTGGCTAACAACGGTACAGATGGCGTTCAAGGCCTTCAGACTCTCACCATGACCAAcgcggcagcagcagctcagcctgGAGCCACCATCCTCCAGTACGCACAGACCAGCGACGGACAACAGATACTGGTACCCAGTAACCAGGTGGTGGTCCAAG CTGCCTCAGGAGACGTCCAGGCCTATCAGATCCGAGCAGCCCCCACCAGCACTATCGCCCCCGGAGTGGTCATGGCGTCCTCCCCCGCCCTCCCCGTCCAGGGCGCTACTGAAGAGGTCACCCGCAAACGGGAAGTCCGCCTCATGAAGAACAG AGAGGCGGCGCGTGAATGTcgcaggaagaagaaggagtacGTGAAGTGTCTGGAGAACCGCGTGGCCGTCCTGGAGAACCAAAACAAGACACTAATCGAAGAACTGAAAGCCCTTAAAGACCTTTACTGCCATAAATCGGAGTAG